AGCGAACTCCCCCTCGTGTGTGCCCGTCCAGGTCCATTCGATCATGACCACGTCGTCGCTGACGAGCATGTCGTCAGCCGTCACTCGCACGTCGGGAAACGCCGTCTTCACGTCACGAACGTCGTTTTCGAACGCGTCCCGTCCGTGCGCCCCTTCATCGGGCAGGAACGGATCATAGCGACTGACCGTCTCGGCGTAAACGTCGAGTTTCGATACGTCTCCACTATGGACGTCCATTGCGGCACGTGCGACCTCCTCTCCGTCTCGTGCTGTTTGCTCTGCCATGGTAGGGTTTCTCCTCTACTATGGGACACACCCACATAGACTCACCTCGTGCAACGCCTGCAGGGGTTGATCGAAGAGGTTCGAACTACCGGGGAACGAGTGAACGATACGCGTCATCTATCCAGCGGAGACTCGACGAGCTACCGAACCGGTATCACGTTACGTCTGCTTCGTATAAACGAGCTCCTCCCCAGCCGACACGGGTTCTACAAACCACCTCGAAACCTGTCTTGCCTACCGATAATCCCTTCAAAAGAGCGATCTGCGATTTCTATCTGAAGACGAATATCCCTCACCGCTCAACTACGAAAGTTCGTCGGCGGGTGTCTCTCCGAGAGGGGCCGGGGCAGATGATGGTCGACTCCGGCGACGGTACTCGTAGAGTCCTGTCGCCAACGCACCCAATCCCAGGAGCAAGATCACGACGTTCAACAACCCACCAATGAACGGCACCTGCGAGAGAACCGCACCAACGAGCAATCCTCCGACCAGCGCCAGCCACAGGTTGTCCATCCCGGCCAGCGATAGTAGCCACGCACCGATCGCAAATCGGCCGTACACTACCCCGATCCATAGAAGAAACGCGAACGCTATCGCCCCACCGATGCTGAGCGGGATACCGATAACCGTCAGTGCGACCAGGACCAGCACTAGCGGGACGGCGATGAAGAGGCCGAGACCTACCAGCCCCGTTTTAACTGGCTCGGTCGATACGCGGTCAGCGACGTCTTCCGAGAAGCGCGGAAACAGCGCGAGCAACACCGCTCCGAGGAGGAGGTTGAGGACGAACGCATACACGGTGAATACCCACGAAGCGAGCGGCTGAAGGTCAGGACCGATACTCACGCCAATCGTTCGGTCCCTGGTGATCTCCCCGGCAACAGCGTCGAGGTTTCCCTCGAGAGTGCCGTCGTAGGTCAGCGATCCGGCGATTTCGGCCTCGTCTCCGAGCTGGATCGTATCAGCACCAATCGTCACGTCACCACCGATTGCACCATCGATGCGGATGGTACCTGCCCCGGCATCGAGGTCACCGCCGATAGTCGCACCTTCGTCGATGTGGATATCGCCAGCACCAGCGGCAACATCCCCGTCGACAGCCCCGGTGATACGTAGATTTCCGGTAGCAGTGCTGACGTCACCTTCGACCGTTCCCTCGATGAGTACGTTTCCGGCGGCTCCCGAGACGTCACCGGTGACCGTCCCCTGAACGAGTATCGCTCCAGCGACGGCATTCACCTCCGAAACCGTCTCTCCCTCCTCAACGATAACGGTCCCACTGGCTCCGGTCTGTGCTGCTGCGATACC
This region of Halalkalicoccus sp. CGA53 genomic DNA includes:
- a CDS encoding ester cyclase; its protein translation is MAEQTARDGEEVARAAMDVHSGDVSKLDVYAETVSRYDPFLPDEGAHGRDAFENDVRDVKTAFPDVRVTADDMLVSDDVVMIEWTWTGTHEGEFAGIPPTQNTVEVRGMMKLVIEDGQIQEERSYYDAQDHLTQLGVSDE
- a CDS encoding bactofilin family protein — its product is MRITISRHVLVFLVVGALVLGLIPGIAAAQTGASGTVIVEEGETVSEVNAVAGAILVQGTVTGDVSGAAGNVLIEGTVEGDVSTATGNLRITGAVDGDVAAGAGDIHIDEGATIGGDLDAGAGTIRIDGAIGGDVTIGADTIQLGDEAEIAGSLTYDGTLEGNLDAVAGEITRDRTIGVSIGPDLQPLASWVFTVYAFVLNLLLGAVLLALFPRFSEDVADRVSTEPVKTGLVGLGLFIAVPLVLVLVALTVIGIPLSIGGAIAFAFLLWIGVVYGRFAIGAWLLSLAGMDNLWLALVGGLLVGAVLSQVPFIGGLLNVVILLLGLGALATGLYEYRRRSRPSSAPAPLGETPADELS